The genomic segment TCATATTTTTACATCATAAAAAGTGCCTTTCCCAAACAATTCCCACACAGTTGTAAGCACACTGTCTAAAATATCACTGTGTGCTGTAGGATGAGGGTAATTGTTCATTATGGGGTCCAGCCCAAATCAGGAGAACAGCACCAGACCATAGACTATATATTAAGATCTGCATGCTGTGATCTGAACAGACATGTATCTATGATATCTACATATGAGGCTACTTTTAGCCATTAAGTATAATTAAGGTTGCACTTTACTCTGCCACACACTGGATGGCGCTATTAAGCGTGATCCACTGGTCCAACACGGATATTCACCTCGGAAAGAAACACATTGCACTTCACTGGTTCCGCAAAGGAAAAAACAGCCAATGCAGTCCTCCTTTACAGCCAATATCTGACATCGATCAGTTATCAACCTTTCGCTGCGAAATCGACTGTCACTCTGCAGCGTTAACGCTTAGTGTAGCCTGGATCAGAGCACATTAGTGTGGAGGCATTTGAGCAGGAGACGGGAGCATGGCGTGGATGTGCTGATATCCTGGTAGCGAGCTCACCTGTTTGTGTTGTTGGTGGTGATGGAGAATATCGTGGAGTCTTCGCCCCTCCGGATCACCCCTACAGTCCGGGCGCTGAGCTCCGCACTGCGGGGGAAACGTGAAAATGTCCCCGATGCCAGCGAGGGGAGAGGCGACAGGATCTTCCCTGACCCGGAGAAGCTTTGGTTCAAGGAGAGCAGCGCTAAAAATCTCCGAAACAGAGACTTCTTGTCACCGACCACGATGCTTCACACGCTGTACGCGGACGGACAGGTCAGTTCGGCTCATACCTGTTGTGTTTGTCAGCATTTTAGTGGCTTTAATTCACAATTATCGCTGTTTTACGTCGAATTGCGTTCAATTAGATGAACCGGGGGGAAAAATCCATAACATGTGTCGCCACTGAACTACACTGTCATTAAATTGAGATTTTAACCGTTAGCTAGTTAACCTGAGTGACAATCTTTACAGAAAGTCAACAAATAATCCTTCCGCCACATACTATAGTTCCTTGACTATAGCTAAAGGTAGGGTGTGATGTTGCTGTGGACATTAATATTAACAATTTATAACGTGATTCAGCCAATGAGAACAGGGGGCCGGAACTATCTGCTTTATAACGCCCAGCTGACTCCAATCTGCTGCTAGATAAACCAGGAGAAGGCTGTTTTGAATTCACCTAAATTTGAACAAAACAGACCTAAAACCTGAAGCCATGAACACGTTTGAATGACACTGAGACAGACAAACCGTTGGACTAATAGAGGCCGCATCATGATCGACCAGACAGTCAGCCTGCGGCAGTAATTATTAACCCATGAGTGACAGATACAATATGGGGCACAGACAGCTGCAAACACGAAGCTGCAACTGTGGTGGCATCAAACACACGCAATATGGTCTGCAGTGTAATATGCAGCATGCAAAAGAATGCATGATATTGTTGGGTGCATTGAGTTGCAAGACAAGAAATGCACTGATATGAATGTCTGAAGCAGACACAAATATAATGTTTTCCACTGATACTGACAGTATCTGTTGTAGTATCAGTAACTTGTGAGAAATAGgcaatcactcactcactcactcactcactcactcactcactcacatataAACGTGTTCATGCGTTCATGTGAGTCTCTGATGTTTCTGTCCCATGTTTCCACATAGGTCCCTCCAGCAGTGATGTCCAGAGTCCTGTCCCTCCATGGCAGTGGGGTTCTGCCTGTGGCTGGTGGGGAGGTGATGGGTGAAGGGCTGAGGGTGAGGGTGGACCGGACTGCAGCGTTCAAAGCCGTCCTGGCGGGAGGAGCCACGGAGTACCTGACACCATCAGGTCAGAGGCAGGGCTGTGTGGTGATCAACTGTCCTGCCCTGCACCCTAAACCTAACACACCCACTCCTGACACACTGACTCTGGGCCAGCTGAGGACTGTTCTGTTGGCTGACCACATGGGGGCACTGCTGAGAAAACAGGGGTGAGTCTGGGGGTAAATTCCAACATGACAGGAGGGTCTGGTGAATGAAAGCAAATCGTCTTATAAGTAGTGCAGATATACGTAAATGTctgtttataataaaatacaaagcaTAGATTTACACTTCCTTTCATTAAGCTTCCATATCTATTTCCTTTGATTCACTCTTATCCCTAACAAGGcctcatttctttcttgttacttgtgtgttgttgtatttcagCATTGTTGAAACCATaaatcagtcaccaaaaatTTAGAATCCCcattaattgttgttttatcaaGGAAAATTATCAAAGATTTGCTGGTTTTAGCCTCCTAAACATTAAGATTTCTGTTTTATAGAATATTTCACCTTGGGCGTTTTCCAGTATATTTGGATATTTTGTACACTTCTAGATAAATCagttatgaaaataaatgttagttgcagccttaggTGAAACATACTTATATAAATCTACTTACCTGTCTCAGGTTTTCAGTGTCCTATTGCCCCATGCTTCCCGAAGACAGCGACATCATCACGTTCCTCCGAACTCTGGGCCTCGATTGGCCGACAGCCCCAGCCAACTGCACCAATGAGGAGCGTGAGGAGAAGATCCAGGAAGCGTTGGAGAACTCTCCgtacagagagagggaaactgAGAGAGGCAGGAGGAccagcggaggaggaggaggaggagggaggaaggcagaggagggggagaatGAGGGAGCGCTTAGGATCAACCTGAAACGAGTTTTCCAGGAGGAGGGGCTGCTGGGATATGACCCCAGTCTCGGTACCTGCACAGGTGAGACCACCAGAGGCATGTTTTACCACAGCTTTTAGGTAAGAGGGAAGTTTGAAAGGATAACAGATAGTTGGTACTGTCTATTTGCTGGTAACAGATTGTTGATGTATCTGTTTCAGTGCACAGAGACAGCGTTTCCCACCTGGCACAACTGGACGCAGCCACAGCCGACTGcacagtgagatacacacaaatatgcaaatatgcagaaaataaacacactgaacacatacacataaatagCCACCTAATAccattatgcaaaaaaaaaaaaaaaaaaaaaggacaaacaaagCATTGATTTGGATACCCTTGCTGCCTTTTTCTATAGGTAGCCATGGCAACAGCATTACATGTAACTTCTTGTCAGGATGAGTTCCGCCAGCAGCAGATAGCGATGCTGTGGAGAGCCAGTGGAGCGACACATACACAGGTATCCACACAGACGCACAAACACGCACAATCATGTAGACTACTGTATCCCTGTTTTAATctcttctgctgtgtgtgtgtgtgtgtgtgtgtgtatagagacATCTGGTGTGTGGGCCTGTGAAGACTCCTGGTTCTCACCTCACTGCTGCACAGTACCTGCAGTAAGACTTTCTTTGtgatatatctttatttttttcttctcctctcccatcTGTTGTCCCGtttatttctttgtcttgtaggctttctctctcctcttccctcgtTTGTGTCCACTTCTCTTCCCCCATTTCTTTTTCCATCactttcccttcctccattcgcCCTACCCAGCTCTCCACCAGACAGATGTTTATTCTCACAAAAAGACACTCACTGAGCTCTACGCCACACTGTAAAACTGCAGTtctaattaaaattaattaaggCGTCGACAATGCTTTCCTTCATCCTCATGTTAttgttgtatattttaaatcttGTTGTCTGCATAAATGAGgcttctatctttttttttttttgtcttcccaCTCTCCTCCAGGCTGAGAAGAGGTCAAATGAAGGAGGCCTCAGAGATGAAGTACGGAGATCAAGTagaaggtgtgtgtatgtgtgtgtgtgtgtgcgcataaAAGCAGCGTGCATGTGTTGAAACTGACCCTACTGATACAGATTACCATTAACTATAGATGAAGGGAAATAATTGGGGCGattgcttcctcttcctcctcatgtAGGTCAGACAtgggatgacatcatcaaggtCATGACCTCTGCCACTGTCAGATTTGAGCTGCTGTCAACAGTCCACACCAGTCCTGTGAGTCTTCCCTTCAGCTCTGTGTTTGCACCACGATGTGTCACGTAGCTGCTGATGTGtgacgtatgtgtgtgtgtgtgtgtgtgtgtgtgtgtgtgtgttcaagagTGTGTAACTGTCCCAAACCCCCAAAGTGATTATAACATGACTTCTCAAGCTTGTCAGTTATGAATTCTGTTCACGTAGAAACACCCCTTTTACACCAATGGCAGTCTGTTATGTGATGTAAATAGCTGGGTCaggatgattgacagctgtctgTGTAGGTGACACTGGACGTCCAGAGGGAAGGGAGCGTGTCCACCAAAGGGCCAAGAGGAGGGGTGTTTGTGATGTACAACTGCGCCAGACTGCACACTTTGTTTGACAGCTATGAGAGAGGAGTGGGGAAGGGTGAGagttgcactttacatttcacacaTCAACAACATTACAAATAATTAGCTTACTGTtgccaaaaagacaaaaagaaactgCAGGCCAATCTTTTCTGCATTAGACTCAGTTATTTATGGAAATTGTACTCATGTCTCAAACTAACATGatgttaaaatatatgttaaaatgccacagaaatgataaataatacaCTTTTCTAATCAAACAAGAATGATACATATGTATTAAAGCGTAAGAGTATTATTGGAACTACAGTTAGCAAAAGAGCTACTCTTGTCTCGTTCTAAATTTAGCATTTTACACTAAGAAGTAGGCTGAAAACTGAAGTCACAGACATCTCAGTGCTGTGAAAGACATCCTGATCATTACATATCAGaagtatgcatgtgtgttgcaGACTCACAGAAGTATAAAGCTGCAACGATCACCAGCAATTTTGGtagttgattaattgtttcagGTCATTATATATTTGATGGTTCCATTTTCTCAAATGTTAAGTTTGAAATGTTCCCTTTTAATATAGGACAGTTAATTGAACATATAATATTTCATAGTCTAAATGATTAGTCATAAAGACAATAATTGGCAGATGAATCAATGCTGAAATAATCATTAGGTGCAGCACTGCACTGAAGTACGacataaagtgaaaaaataaatagcGTTTATTAAGATATTAAgattattatttactttataataataataatagtaattgaATTGTGGATcatcttgtgtatttatgtatttgtgacTATTTATCTGCAGGTCTGTACCCAGAAATCCCTGATGGCTCTGAGTTGGACTTCTCTGCTCTCAAAGAAGAGGTAGCATTTCATACTGTTCTGTGTGTCTCCTTTGATgtccttttttagtttttctttctctttctttccattatTATACATGACATcctgtctctctgtttttcactgCCAGGGGGAGTGGCTTCTCCTGTTCAATTACCTCATTCCGTTCTCGGAGTTGCTGGACCAATCAGGACAGGCGTTAGACTGCGAAGGGGGAGGAGCCAGAGTCAACATTAAAACTGAACAGGTCGGAGGACTATAATGAACACACTGGTAATCAGTAGTGACTTAAATCAAAGTCTGCTGTTGATGACATGTTTATATAactcatatgtgtgtttgtgttcctcAGATCTGTAAATTTCTGGTGTCTCTCAGTAAAGACTTCAGCTCGTACTACAACAGAGTGCACGTGCTCGGGGTGAggacatatttattattagcatactttttattattgtggGTCAGagtctgtacagtaaatatatatttgtctgtgtgtgtgtgtgtgtgtgtgtgtgttagaatgTGTGTTCCCTTCCTGTTGTACACCATGTGGAGATTAGTGTATTAATAGCCCATTGCCCCATctggtgacttttttttaatcactgacAGAATGTGATTACTgatgttaaataaacaaaaacaccatttcACTATGAGGTCAGgaatatttaatctgttttttttttctctctctctctctctctctttctattctctttcttttttctcgtctctcattctgtctttccAGGAGCCATTGCCTCATCTCTTCAACCAGATGTTTTGTCGTCTGTATCTGTTGAGAGCGTTGAGAGAGCTCTACCACAGCGCTCTGGACACCCTTAACCTTCCCCCCATCAGGCAGCTATAGCCTTGACTTGACATACGTCTATCATTCTGTAGTCACTGTTAGTCTTACCTCCACACCCGCTCACCCTCCCacacctacacctacacacccacacccatATTTTTCAGTTGTAGCCTGATTACATACACACTTCATTAAGCAATTAAAATGTATCCAACTAAGACACACTcacctttttcctcttttaagCAACGTCACATCTACAGTCTTTAATAATAAGATCCCTTAACTTGCCCACTTATGAAGCTCCTACAGCTCGTTTGCAATGACTCCTACAGCTGGACTCACTGTAACTGTTTGAATATTTTAAGGATGTCATCATTAGCCATAAATCATGAAATATGGCTTCAGTAAACTGCGCTTTTTATCCAAAATGCTTGAGCGATAATGTGTGAGGTCAGCTTGATCTGGATGGAGTGATTTTTCCTGGAAAATTTGATGCCTGTTCGTATGTTGTTCCTCACTTTTGGGTTAGCTGCTCAATGGGTTTGGGAATATATCAATCATTACAATTTTAATAGCCAAATGAGCTAAATCTGCAATGTCAGAGTTAGTGAAAACGATAGTTTTCTTTGTTGAAGCCccactttgttattttaaatcCCACTTATCACAGgtccttctcctctcttaatGACCGTAGGTAGCCCACAAAGACTTTTTAGCATGATTTTAGGTGCCAAAATCTCACTAGTATCTTAACCAGAGTGCCCAGTTTAAACATCCCACAAAAACttaattagtattattattattcttatcacAGCTCTTTCAAAATCATAGTTGTTTCACTGTCTGAAGAAAAGAAATCGTACTTTTTAATGAGCCTTGTTCAACTGTTCATGTGTGTTATCCGACTTGTATTTATAAATGCCATACAAATATTTATTGTCAGTTAAAAAAACCAGATgtgtacagaatatatatattctgCATATAAGTCTTAATTACTGTGTTCATATGATTATTTAAAATCCTCCGACTAGTTACAGTTGTCCTGCTTGACACCCGATCTTCATTATCAGACATGTGCCAGAAAATAACCAATGTTTATAAGTtattgacagagagagagaaaaatcagCATTTAGGGTGTGGTGCCACCATTTTTAGGAAATGCATGAAATGGcatgaaaataatatatatgaagAGTTTTATgccaaaaatattatttatacgTATTGAAAGGGGCTAAATATTGACCTGAAATTGATCCTTGAGTATCCCTGAAATGTTATCTGCTATCTGCTAAAAATGTGCCATAGATGGTTTGAACTTTCTgctgtacatttgttttttttgtaacttgGTGTTTTTTGAATTTCTTATTTTGGAACAAATAATTGTATTGAACACAAATATCTTTCCCATTCACCTCTCACTGCATGAAATGTTCTCTGCAAATGTTGCTTGTCCCTGATTGGTCTATGgacttttttaaaagtttttgttttttattttttactagcTATAGAAAAGGCCATGAGATGTTTACGATATACTGATTCATTTATAGTAACTGTCTTGGTAACTTCCGCTGTAATTATCATAGTATTAAAGCAGAAGATAAGAAGAATTactttgcatcttttttttctctttctctcatactgtacacacataacAGTATTTTGAGTGTAGCTATTGGTGGGGTTCTCTTTCTGCCATGATCCCACCCTTAGGCCTCTATATCTCTGACCTTCTGCTCCCATCTCTCTGCTTAGAGCCCTCATATATCCTGTTATTCTGTGCTGGAATATAAACTCACTGAATCCTAACAAACGGAGCTTAAGCTCACTTGTATTCATTTTAGTCCTGCTTATTTTCTAAAGGAGATTTTTGAAAACCTTGAAAACCAAACAGCTACAAGATGACTCAAATGCTTTAAATAATGGACTCAGGCCAAGGACAcatgaactaaaaaaaaaaaaatcattacccTGTACAGATTAATGGTGTCATCATTTTCCTTTCTCTTGTTTAAAAACCTCTCCATGTCCGTCTATACTCACTTTCAAATGATTCAGTTCTTTTTCTTAATTGCAAGAACTGCTGTTAGAAATTTCTGTCACTTTGGTTTCAAAACATTTAGTTTATGTATGTTAATTTACTATTGACTCACACAACATCTATCCTGCAGCTCTCCGTGTGTCTCTTCCATTATGTATATCTGCTCATCAGAATCTAAATAATACTGTCAGACTCTCTCCTACACACATCTGTCCACCCACAGAATCTGCATATTTCCTGTCTGCAGAGTTAAAATAACTATGAGACTctggctccacacacacacacagtctctcctcCCATCACCCaacagatatactgtatatactgatATTGTTATTCTATAGATaattctgctcctctctctactGCTGCACTCTGCCTTCAGGCCACACAGATCCAACAATAACACCCACACTGCCTGGATATGAACTATATTCTGTTAACAGTGGTCCATCACTGAAGATACAACCGTGTAATGTGACATGCCATTTGTCTCtgacctttttctctcttcacatCACTCCCTTTGCCTTCACTCCTAACTTGCTCTTTCCTTCACTCTCATCTGCTGATCATCACTTTTGGACCTAATACGTAAAAAGGAAGGTGGGTTCACATTTCTGTTCAGATTTTCTGATTAATCACAAGCTAAAACTAATTTGTTCAAATGAATTATCCACACTGTTAATCCTGTaaacatcagattttttttgttcttatgAAATGGTTGTACAGTGTACTCCAGGACAAAGTTAGAcactctttttatattttataaatgaggCCCTCTGCTGACTTCAATGAACGATACACTGTAAGTTTGACTGCAGTGCAATCTTGcagcttttatttaattaagAACAAGAATAATCAGTATCATAACAGTTAACTTTGCTGCAATCAAATTCTAAATCcctatttatttaacatgtaaTTACACACAGCTGCAAATATGTGGTTATGAGTACATGAAACATGGTATATTCTGTATTATGATGCCATCCATACCCAGCCTTTTTACAAAATCATTTGTGTAATTGCTTCCAAGCAtaatttttcttccttcctttgtttttatgtgcattGCCTTGTTCAGTTTCTAATTTCCCAACTGTCTTTCTAATTTCccaatatttgttttcttggCTTGTTCATTCCTTCCATTCAATCAGaagcaaagaaacaaagaaacagaaaaaagatagaaaggtggaaggaagggaaagggacCAGAAGATAGCTgtgtattctctctctctctctcgctcgctctctctctctctctctctcgctctctctctctctctctctctctctctctctctctctcgtgctcCTCTATAATGTCCTTTGCTATTATATGTGGATAACACCAACACAGAAAGTCAATGCTCATCTGCACTTCATCAAGCTATGCTACTTGTAGGCAtctggaataaaaaaatatcagacTACACCAACCTATAATATTTTTGATctgtattaaatgtatttacatgGGTTTGGATTGACACAAAGAGTCAGAGTCACAAGTTAACAGACATAATAGTTGTATAATAGGTTCAGTGGAATAATTGGTTCTGTTTTAATTAACTGAGCAGCACAGACAAATCAGTTCATTGCCTTAATAATAATGCTATTAGTGGAAAGTTTCACCACAGTTAAGGTCACCAGCAGTAATTAGCATGTCGGCCGGATAGGAGACCATGCAAGCAATCAGTGGAACCTCTAAATTTCATGGAGAAAATGATGATAACTGAACGTCATTGGCTAATGTCTACAGTAATCCTGTTGTGCAGCCGATTTCTAATTAGCTCAACTTAACAATGAAGAATGTAAGATTTTAATTGTCCATTAAAATATCATTATAAGctacttaaaataaatataaaggtGATTATACTGTAGTGGTATTTTTCTGAATAATGAGTGTAATGGAAACATCTGTCAAAAGCCATTTGAGTGtgcatgtttattatttttagtgcTTGGTGTTGTCAGTAGTAAATTTCGTTGTCTAAGAGCTTCAGTCATTTTCCACATAGGTATACATCTACTCCACTTGAATTGCCTAATTTGTCCTGACTATGAAGAAATGTCCCGTTGACCCATTTTTAAGCATAATACAGAATCCCTACTTTATCAGGTATTGTTATTACAAAAGGTGTTAGCACAATAAAGTTAACAATCTTATATTTCAGAGGGCTGAAAGTTACTGTCAGTAAATTAGCTATAGGGCTAACTCTGACCTAAACATGTGCAGACTGTTAAAGAACATCCTGTATgattgaaatgtctcttttacTTGATTTATGGTGTTCCCAGGGACGAGACACCTTCTACCTGCTCTGGCTGTCAGCTTTCAACATTTCTTCCACTACAGTCAGTAGACAGAGAGAAACCCACGCAGTCAGGATACACTCTCCTGCCAAGACAGCACATATACCATTTCAAGATCCAACATCCCAACAGCGCTTATTATCATGAAGTACTGCTGGGCACTTTGGAGGATTACAAAGTAGCTCAAATATCATTAGGGTagtccatttttacatttaaaagaataGAGCAAACTCCTGACATTTACAGCCCTAAATGATGGGCAAGAACCAATAAATGTGGGAAGCCTGCAGATCAGTTTAATGATGTGCTTCTTCCTTCCCACAACCTGTCCTGACCTGCAGTAATGAGCTGCAGTCGGCCTCATCTTTCACaaattcagacacacacacacacacacttgccgGTTAAAATTTTTGTAAGGGTACCctttggagtgtttttttttgttttgtaaatgaACAATGTATTGTGGATTCTTGAGGTCTATTATTGTGTTAaatgcatttccttccttataaaacaataaggaaggaataaggaaggaataatATGATAagtattttaaatcctgcattgtttacatccacGTTTACTAGTTTAcgttcttcttcctc from the Scomber japonicus isolate fScoJap1 chromosome 4, fScoJap1.pri, whole genome shotgun sequence genome contains:
- the dalrd3 gene encoding DALR anticodon-binding domain-containing protein 3, with the protein product MENIVESSPLRITPTVRALSSALRGKRENVPDASEGRGDRIFPDPEKLWFKESSAKNLRNRDFLSPTTMLHTLYADGQVPPAVMSRVLSLHGSGVLPVAGGEVMGEGLRVRVDRTAAFKAVLAGGATEYLTPSGQRQGCVVINCPALHPKPNTPTPDTLTLGQLRTVLLADHMGALLRKQGFSVSYCPMLPEDSDIITFLRTLGLDWPTAPANCTNEEREEKIQEALENSPYRERETERGRRTSGGGGGGGRKAEEGENEGALRINLKRVFQEEGLLGYDPSLGTCTVHRDSVSHLAQLDAATADCTVAMATALHVTSCQDEFRQQQIAMLWRASGATHTQRHLVCGPVKTPGSHLTAAQYLQLRRGQMKEASEMKYGDQVEGQTWDDIIKVMTSATVRFELLSTVHTSPVTLDVQREGSVSTKGPRGGVFVMYNCARLHTLFDSYERGVGKGLYPEIPDGSELDFSALKEEGEWLLLFNYLIPFSELLDQSGQALDCEGGGARVNIKTEQICKFLVSLSKDFSSYYNRVHVLGEPLPHLFNQMFCRLYLLRALRELYHSALDTLNLPPIRQL